From the Ammospiza caudacuta isolate bAmmCau1 chromosome 1, bAmmCau1.pri, whole genome shotgun sequence genome, the window aaaaagTTGTGGTGCAGTGGTAATTGtggccagagaagagcagagtgaGTTGAGTTTTTCATCAACCATcaccccaagtccttctccactgggctgctctcaatcgCTGCTGCACCCTACCTGGAGCTATGTCTGGCATTGCCGTGACCCAGGTGTTGGACCTTGCACCTCACTTCCATTCCTGTAGATTGTAGCTTCCAAGCTGTGGGCAAAAACATCAAATGCTCTCCTTCCAGAGCAGGGTCTGGAAGCCTGAACCACACTCTTGGCATCTGCCTGCATCATGACAGGGTAACCCTGCCTATGTACCCAATGCACCTCCCTTCCATTCCTAGTCACCACAGTGGCTTGCTGCTGTTTGCATAATACTGATAATGCCTGTAGAGGAGGGAGTCATTGGATTGGGAGATTTTCTTAGGAAAAGAGATCACAGCATCAATTAGGTcggaaaagacctctgagatcaccaAGTCCATCCCATGACCCAACACCACCCTGCCAACCGGACTATGGCACCGCACCGAGAGCCACATCCAGTCtctccttaaacacctccagggacagtggtACCTCCCATTGGAAAGTCCATTCCAATACCTAATCACCCTTTGTGTGAAGAAGTTCATCCTAAAAACTGTTTTGAatgagaaaagcacaaaaagccTGCCTGAAGTAGTGCATGTTTGTTGGCATCAAAATTTACAAGGAGACCACGTGGTGGCACTGTAGTCTTAAGAACTGAAGGGAAGCGTGTGTACAAGTCCGCTGTAATTGTTAGATTTTAGCTAGATGACCTAATAACTTAGGTCACTAAATACACTGGAATTCTTATAtacgctttttttttttttttaacactaaTATAAATCATCTGGGATCAGTGTGAATTGCCTGAGATACAGCTTTTCCCATTGGTAAATGTAAACAAAATCAAATGTAATGACAACCCAAATAGCATATTTATTATTAGATTATTAATGACAAGCAGTTAAGAGCACTGGAGTTATCTTGCTGGTTATTTGATTATGCTGGTTCTTAGCCCATTTGtaaaaccccaatttttttcccatctgttCTTTCAGTGTTGTGAAgaggaatttattttcctttttcattcttCCAGGCTATTCTAAAAAATTAGGGATGGAGGTGAGAAAGGATCAAGAAGTCTAACAAAAAAGTTAGCCAACTTTAATGGATGGTATAATACAAAGTATTATAACAGTTATTGGCAGAGTCCTTAACTGAGTGCACCAGCAGTGCAACCAAAtactgtgttttcaattgtcTCCTTGAATGTGGATCACAGTTCATTGCAGTCGCTGAAATATGACTTGTTTTCATGTGCTGAAGTGTGATGCCTCTCCAGTGAAGTGATGGGAACTCTTGGTAAGCTGCCGAAATGCTGGGCCACCAACCTCAGTTCCTCTTTCCTCTGAAGCTGCTTGTTGCTTAGAAAGATCCCTGATTAGAGGTCCATGCTGTAGAAGGATAGGGCAGTTTTGACATGACTCTCAGAAAGCTTGTCAGTGTCCCCACACGTTTGATTGTTGTGCTTTGCTCCCAAAAGGCTGACAAAGAGGCATTACTGTGTATGGCATCAAAGCCCTCCAGAGAAAGTGGTTTCCTAAAGGTGTTTTTCAGACCAAGAGAAAGTTCTTGTCAAGacagaataaaatataaattttttttcataaatgtattctgtaagtaaaaaaaaaaaaataacaagccTGACTAGAAGGCGTGTATTTCTCATTATGCTGATATATTTACCCATTTTTAAAGCATGTACTAAGTCCAGAAAGTAATTGATGCACAGGGCCTTAAAGAAGAGTATGCAGCTGAAAATCTTGTAAATGAGATCAGAAGGTGTGATATACTTCTGTTACACCTCTCATGTGGATGTAGTTCCAAAGTGGTGCTTAATATGACAAAATAAATAACACAAAACAAGTGGTTTGATAAGATTTCCCTATTTTACTTCCTGCTTTCACAAACACTTTCCACTGTAAAATTTCTTTGAGACTTCTTGAAACATTTgcttctttgaaaatattattttaaagactGGCTAGAGAAGTTGGGAAACAGAAATTGCCCTCCTGGACAGGaacagcaaacaaaatattcactttttttttcctgcctccaAAGTTGTTCAATACCATATGTCTTAGGGGAAATATAAGAACTGTTAGAAGGAGAAATTGGCCCAAATTAATTAATATTGTGATTATAGTATGGTCTTAAGCAGCTGAGTAGCCAAATATTAATTTCATGTTTTCTAAGTGCTTTACAGGTTCTGAGTTTTATGGAGAATCAGTCATATTTAACCACCAGTCTTACTAATTATGGAAATTTTTTGCTCTCTGTAAAACTCtcaaatggcaaaaaaaaaaaaaaaaaaaaaccattatcACAGCCCCCCAAATGTTACCAGCTTctaaaacaaaagagaaatggTCCATGCCCTTTGCCCTTGGCTCTGTAGAACAGGGAATATTTTTACTTATTCAGATGTTTTGTAAACTTAAATGTTTATAACTTATCTCTAAAAACATCTGTGTCAATCCAATTCAGAAATCATTTTCACATGTGTTTCACCACTGTTGTGGTGATAGCCATTATGCCtgcattcatttttttaaaaagtttttctcTTATGGAGGCTACAAAAAAGGCGAGCAAAATCACTGcactaaaaattaaaacactctTGACTCACTCTCCACTCTTGATCCAACCTGGTTAAAGCTCCATatgaaatatgttttttaaaatactgtcaCCACACTGATTTTCTGATCAGCTATAGGACATTAGTTTTTTAATGATAGCTCAATtatattatctttttagcatgAGTAGCATATAAAAGAACAGATGAGTAAAAGAGACCCTTCAGAAGTATCAAACCTGAAAGTCACTTAGGTATTAGCCCCTAGCAGTTAGAACCATTATGAGAAAGATCTAAGTGGTTAGGACTCAACCATACACAAAGGAAAATATACCATGAAATATCAGAGTCCATTCTAAGTGTATAAAATTTTCTGTTCTATGCTGTATGATGGACCTTAGTAATTTAGCATTATTTACAGAGATAGACAACCAGACTAGTAAAAAATATGACTGGAACTGAGTTTAAATGAGTGAGGTATCTTGTGTGATGCACAAAGTCAAGAGATGTTTCCAAAAAACCAGTGTAACTTTATAACCTCTAGTTCCCTTCAGAAAATCTGTTAGCCTGCTAGCTCAGGCCCCCAGTCAAGTAATTTGCTGCATCTTTTTCATATATTTACAAATACTCAAGTCTGTGAGCAAATGCAAACTTTGGTAAATGTgtattctgtgattatttttttttttcagctgcctTAGAGACAATATCCAGGAGAGATTCAGCAGGCTTTCTACATAGAATTGATCTCAAGAGAGtcaatcccattttttcactAGACACAGCTCATAATGCAGCAGAGACTTCTTGTTCTCCAGTAGATTGTGTGTAGGTGGAGCTTGCTCGTTCAGCTGTGTCAGCATAGAAAACAGGACAGTATTTAGACAAGTGGACTGCAATCTGCTTTCGGAAAAAGCTGCGAAgatattttctaaatttttctcCAGCAAAGGCATAGATTACAGGGTTGATACAACAATGGATCATTGAGATTGTTTCTGTCACTTGGATTGCCTTGTGCAGTTGACCATTTCCTTCACAAGTAGAGATGGAAAATACACCCTGAAAATCACGCAAGAGAATGCAGATGTTGTATGGTGcccagaaaaaaaagtagataATCATGATAATGAAAATAAGCCTGACTGCTTTATGTTTCTTCTCATTCCTACATTGCAGTAATGTCTTTATAATTCGTGTGTAGCTGCAGATCATGATTAACATCGGAATAAAAAGTCCCAGAATGTTCATTTTTAAGGTGAGGAATTGCTTCCATGTATTTCTGTGCTCTGATGGATAATGAGCACTGCAAGTATAGCCTGAACTTTCCTCCTGAGTTTTGTGAAATACTACCCCAGGGACAGAAATAAGAATGGCAACAGCCCAAGTGATGACACTTGTGAGGATGCCGTAGGTAACTGTCCTGGCCTTCAAAGCAAACACCGCGTGCACTATGGCCAGGTACCTGTCCAGGGTCAGCAGGATTATGAAGAAGATGCCACTGTAGAAGCCAAGGAGGTAGACACCTGACAGAATTCGACAGAGCgcctccccaaaaatccagttGTGAACTGCGTAATAAGCCCaaaaggggagagaaaacacAAACAGCAGATCAGAAATCGCCAAGTTGAGCAGGTAGATGTCAGTCATACTCTTCAGCCTCTTGTATTTGACCAGGATAAGGACAACAAGCAGGTTGCCTGTCAGGCCAAATATCACCACTAAAGAATAAAGAGGTGGCAAAAATTTTGCTGCAAAGTGCTTTTCATCAGTTGCCGGGCAAGGTGTGGAATCACTGTAGTCAAATTCTGTTGTGAGTGGCCAGTCGGTGTAGTCTGTGGTTTCATTTCCCATGGTGTATTGgtctgaaaaggagaaaaaaaaaaaagacataaacTAGAGGAATTAGAGGAATCTCCAGTGAGAATGAAACATGCTGAGGTTCTCATTTGAAATGATTTCTGCTGATGAGCATGCAAGCATTACGATGTCAAGAGAATGAAATTGCAGAGCTCCCAGGAAACTCATCCATACAGCTGTGCAGTCACACTGCTTCATGTTGGAAGTGTGCAGTGTGTCATTTCCCATGTGTGCATTGTCGTGtgcctttttccttctcagtaGAGACTGCCAGCTGCCTAGCTAAGCCAGAAACAGAGGAATGGTGGATTGAATCTGAGCCATGGCTATTCTTGATTTAGGCACTCTGTGAGGGACTGGCCTTCCCTTGCTAGGAGTAAGGGCCTGGGAAGTGAgcatgcagcagagctgtgaaagCTGTCAGGCAAATTCTGCTACACActgggagcagagaaaggcTGTGATTGTGATGTCAGCCCCTCCAGTCACCAAAGCCTCCCCTTTTCCCAAGACTCTGGTAGGACTGTGAGCCAGATGCAGAAGCATAGATTTGTTTAACTTGATCTCTGAAAAGCTCAGGACTACTGTCTTCTCACAGACTCCAGAAGAACACAGAAGAATTCCTGTGTGTCCCATGAGAAGCTGGGCAGAGGATTTTGTGAAGTGTCAGAGGACCAAAAGTGCTCCCTGGTCACTTGGTGAGGAAATGCAATCAATGCCTTTGGTAGCCACTCAGAAAGAGCTACTTGCTGTCTGTTTAAAGGGCTGCTCTGTCTTCCTGTGCATCATGACTGCTTTTATCAGACACTTCATGACAGACAGGTGGCTGCTCATGGCATGATGTTAGTTTTGAAATCAGCCTGTTCCTGGAAATGTCATGCCTGTTCTTAGACAAAGGCAACAGTGTCCGATGCAGAAGAGTTCAGGCAGTGCATCTGGTCCAGCTTGCTGTGTAATTCCTGAACACTCATGTCATGCACCTGTGTTCTCTCCTTTTCTGAATGCACTTTTTTCAGTGGTGTGCTCTGCCCTGTGTAATTGCAGACATCTTCTGCAGAGACCACACTCTCAAAACCACCACTATTTCATTCAGTCTGCACTTGAGCTCTGCAAGTTTAAATGTCACTGAAGAAACTCAGCCCATGTCTGGAGTGACTGAGACGCAggcccctgctctgctttttggTACAAGCTCATACTGGTCCATTCTGACTTAGAGCTTGTTAAATCCCCAAAGCATCTCTTTGTGCCTGTAGATAAAACCACTCAGGAGAATAAACTATTTACTGCTGTAAAAACAAATTGCTGAAAATGCCAGTGTCCTTAATCAGTGTCCAAGTGGTTGACTTAGCTAAACCTAAGCTGAGGTCTTGGGGAAGGGGCTATTTTCTAGGTCTCTGACCTTAAAAATGAGGttctgctgccagctcctgagggaGATTCTTATGCTGCACAATGCAGATATGCCTCTGCTCCAAAAGAGGAAGTTTTGTTGGAGCAAAATCTGCACCTTGTGCaaaaagaaatgctgcttttgcaAAAGGTTGTTATGCTCTTTCCCCTAGTTTTTGAGTCTGGCTACCAGCTCTGCTCCTAAGAATAATAAGAACAACAACATCTATGTTCAGACATTACTTTGGTATGTTGAGTATGGTGTAAAGTTTTCTTTTGGAGAATGAGGAGTAAGAGAATATCAGCAAATTGTAATTGTTTGGGTCTCAGCTTTGCTCAGATACAATTTCTTGATGACAAAATAAGTGCTGTCAACCTCTTCAAAGACCGTCTTTTAGGAAACTCGGGCAATCTCTATGAAACAGTTTTTTTTCCATAGTCATACTATGTAGCTATTACAATGCAGCAGTTATGGTTTTGTTGGTAAAGGAAGTGGCTGTGGCTCTGTCTGTTGTCAGTAAATATCTTGATTTCAAAGTAGCTAGGGGTTTATATTTCTTAAGTACTTTCAgcaacacttttttttaaaagtgtgttTGGTTTAAAACATTAAATTCTTTACTTCAAAACATTATGAGACTTGGGCATTACCCAAGTAAATATTCAAGATTTCCTTCAGCTGGACTTTCTAGATCCATGTGGCATGCCCTGACAGTAcatccctgcacagagctgagTATCCTCATTTACAATGTCAGCCATGCTGTATATTGGGATTATGGGATGAGTGCCAGACCTAGCACTCCCTGTCTTGTTCATTTTGCACCTGTGGGATGGTCATGCATAAATATGAGTATGAAAAACAACTAAGTCATAAACCCAGAGTGGGATTTTATGAGTAGGTGATTGATAGGATTCATAGCAAAATGCTGCCTTGATATTACTGTGATAATTCTTTTTGTGACAGACCTTTCTTCCCATTAACTGCTATCTCAATgccttctctcttttccctctgcctTCCTGGAATGACTACCACATCTTCCCTGCATCTTGTCTCCTTCCTTACAACCCTTTTTGCATGCTTAAGCTATGGCTTCCCCTTTGAGCAGTTGCTTCTGATAACAAAGCCCCATTCCTTCAGCCCTTTGCTTCACAAGTCTCTCTGCAAAAATTTACTACTCTGAATTGAGTATAGTATCAAGCACATGGTGACAATGGAGACTAAAAATACTAATTTGGAATCCAGAAAAAATAACTATAAGCAGGTTTGTGGTTTAGCCTATAATCTTGATGTTTTAGGAGACACTGTTGGCTACTGGTTGGAACATTTCATTGGGTTAATCAGTGCACTAACTAGAGTAGGTTGTTCACCTAACTGGTGGGATCTGGGCTTATGTTTCCtgatcattaaaaaaaccctgaaaggTAGTCAACAAAGATCTCTGAagaaaagatattaaaaaaaaaaaaaacctt encodes:
- the LOC131560900 gene encoding C-C chemokine receptor type 5-like isoform X1 translates to MKQGHEFTHLFYDQYTMGNETTDYTDWPLTTEFDYSDSTPCPATDEKHFAAKFLPPLYSLVVIFGLTGNLLVVLILVKYKRLKSMTDIYLLNLAISDLLFVFSLPFWAYYAVHNWIFGEALCRILSGVYLLGFYSGIFFIILLTLDRYLAIVHAVFALKARTVTYGILTSVITWAVAILISVPGVVFHKTQEESSGYTCSAHYPSEHRNTWKQFLTLKMNILGLFIPMLIMICSYTRIIKTLLQCRNEKKHKAVRLIFIIMIIYFFFWAPYNICILLRDFQGVFSISTCEGNGQLHKAIQVTETISMIHCCINPVIYAFAGEKFRKYLRSFFRKQIAVHLSKYCPVFYADTAERASSTYTQSTGEQEVSAAL
- the LOC131560900 gene encoding C-C chemokine receptor type 5-like isoform X2, with the translated sequence MGNETTDYTDWPLTTEFDYSDSTPCPATDEKHFAAKFLPPLYSLVVIFGLTGNLLVVLILVKYKRLKSMTDIYLLNLAISDLLFVFSLPFWAYYAVHNWIFGEALCRILSGVYLLGFYSGIFFIILLTLDRYLAIVHAVFALKARTVTYGILTSVITWAVAILISVPGVVFHKTQEESSGYTCSAHYPSEHRNTWKQFLTLKMNILGLFIPMLIMICSYTRIIKTLLQCRNEKKHKAVRLIFIIMIIYFFFWAPYNICILLRDFQGVFSISTCEGNGQLHKAIQVTETISMIHCCINPVIYAFAGEKFRKYLRSFFRKQIAVHLSKYCPVFYADTAERASSTYTQSTGEQEVSAAL